A single Anopheles arabiensis isolate DONGOLA chromosome 2, AaraD3, whole genome shotgun sequence DNA region contains:
- the LOC120908333 gene encoding uncharacterized protein LOC120908333 has protein sequence MLQGCRMGRGDSGKAIPNLLNYRWDQASLHGINSSCEGCLKPNLHTHALDRLATRIPDGVSTPNATPVQGSHPFHFVDDRYRHLSARQMMPLQMNVEGATNKIQIYREHGGSRQEHDGRVTRLHLWTH, from the exons ATGTTGCAAGGATGCCGAATGGGCCGTGGCGATTCCGGCAAAGCCATCCCGAATCTCCTGAATTACCGGTGGGACCAAGCTAGCCTTCAtggcatcaacagcagctgtGAGGGCTGCCTGAAACCCAACCTGCATACCCATGCCCTTGATCGCCTTGCTACGCGGATTCCCGATGGCGTTAGTACACCCAATGCAACTCCAGTGCAGGGAAGCCATCCGTTTCACTTCGTCGATGACCGATACAGGCACCTTAGTGCACGCCAGATG ATGCCGCTGCAGATGAACGTCGAAGGAGCcacaaataaaatacaaatataTCGTGAACACGGTGGTTCTCGTCAGGAACACGATGGCAGGGTCACGAGACTACACTTATGGACACACTAA